The Azotosporobacter soli genomic interval CGCCGAATTGACCGGGAAAGCGGCTGCGCCGATGGAACCGCAAATTGCGCAAGTGCTTTGCGCAGGCGGCGCCGGTAAAGCCAACCGTTCTTATGCTTATAACGGCGTGTCGGATTGCGTGGCAGCGAACTTGCTGTTTGGCGGTCCGAAAATGTGCAAGCATGGCTGCATTGGTCTTGGAACCTGCGTGTCTGCTTGTCCGTTTGATGCAATGCGAATGAGTGAAGACGGTTTGCCGATTATTGATGAGGAAAAATGCACGGCTTGCGGCAAGTGCGTCTCGGTTTGTCCGAAGCGCGTGATTGCGCTCATGCCGATGACATCGCATGTGCGTGTTAACTGCAATTCGAAGGATAAAGGCGCGTTTGCCCGCAAGGCGTGCGGCGTTGCCTGCATCGGTTGCTCACTTTGCATGCGGCAGTGTCCGCACGGCGCAATCAAGATGGAAAACAATCTGGCGATTGTCGATGCCAAGATTTGCGCAGCGCAGTGCTCCGACGCAGTGTGTCTGGCCAAGTGTCCGACAAAAGCGATCCGTCCGTTCGTAACCGGCATCGTGCCGGGACACGAGACGGAAGCGGACGTGCAGGCTGCATGCTCGGCCTGTAACCCGCCGCCTGCTGCGCAGCAGTAATAAAAAAGTCGCCCCACACGTTGAAAGCAACGTCTGGGGCGACTTTTTTTATTATACGGAACCATGCCGGACCTGCAGGAGCGTTCTGTTTTCAAAGCGAAAAGAAAGCGGTGAGTTTGGCAATATAAACATCTTCCTTTCCTCTCCATCTTCGCAGCTATCGTGTTAAAATGTTGTTGTCGCCATATAGGAGTGGCGCAGTGGTCTTAAAAGTGAAAAGAGCGAATTTGCACTGCTGTTGCGTTAAAATTCCG includes:
- the rnfB gene encoding RnfABCDGE type electron transport complex subunit B, which produces MSTSILILLVLTSLGLVFGFILAFANKKFAIEVNPLIHIVEDVLPKGQCGACGYAGCMAYAEAVVLNPDVPPNLCTPGKDAVAKLVAELTGKAAAPMEPQIAQVLCAGGAGKANRSYAYNGVSDCVAANLLFGGPKMCKHGCIGLGTCVSACPFDAMRMSEDGLPIIDEEKCTACGKCVSVCPKRVIALMPMTSHVRVNCNSKDKGAFARKACGVACIGCSLCMRQCPHGAIKMENNLAIVDAKICAAQCSDAVCLAKCPTKAIRPFVTGIVPGHETEADVQAACSACNPPPAAQQ